CGGACGGCCGCCCGCGACGGAGAAGAGCGCCACGACGGCCGGCCGGTCGCCGGGGATCCGGCCGCGTACGTCCAGGACGAGCTTGCGCAGGTCCTCGGCGGCCGTGCCGTCGGGCACCCGGGCGGCGACGAGCGCGACGCCGCCGACGTCCCTCGCGCCCTCGGCGAGCTCGGCGGCGGCCTGCAGCACCTTCTCGGCGCGGAACTTCTCGATCTCCTTCTCCGCGTCCTTCAGCCGGGCCAGCATGCCGGAGATCCGCTCGGGCAGCTCCTCCGGGCGGCCCTTCAGCAGCTCGGTGAGCTGGTGGACCACGGTGTGCTCGCGGGCCAGGAAGTTGTACGCGTCCACGCCGACCAGAGCCTCCACCCGGCGCACGCCGGCGCCGATGGAGGACTCGCCGAGCAGTTTGACCAGGCCGAGCTGGGCGGTGTTGTGCACGTGGGTGCCGCCGCACAGCTCCTTGGAGAAGTCGCCGATGGTGACGACGCGCACCCGGTCGCCGTACTTCTCGCCGAACTCGGCCAGCGCGCCCTGCTTCTTGGCGTCCTCCATCGACATGACCTCGGCGTGCACGTCGAGTTCGCGGGCGAGCACCTCGTTGATCTTCTGCTCGACGTCGCCGAGGACACCGCCCGGTACGGCCGCGGGCGCGCCGAAGTCGAAGCGGAAGCGGCCCGGGGCGTTCTCGGAGCCCGCCTGGGCGGCGGTCGGGCCGAGGGCGTCGCGCAGCGCCTGGTGGGTCAGGTGGGTGGCGCTGTGGGCACGGGCGATGGCACGGCGGCGGCTCACGTCGATGGCGGCCTGGGCGGGCTCGCCGACGGTGACCTCGCCGACCTGGACGACGCCCTTGTGGACGCTGACGCCGGGCACCGGCTGCTGCACGTCGCGCACCTCGACCACGGCGCCGGAGCCGAGCCGGATCCGGCCGGTGTCGGCGAGCTGGCCGCCGCCCTCCGCGTAGAAGGGGGTGCGGTCGAGGATGACCTCGACCTCGTCGCCCTCGGTGGCGGCGGGCGAGGCCGCGCCGCCGACCAGCAGGCCGACGACGGTGGACTCGGCGGCGGTGTGCGTGTAGCCCGTGAACTCGGTGGCGCCGGCGGAGTCGGCGACCTCGCGGTACGCGGAGAGGTCGGCGTGGCCCGTCTTCTTGGCGGCGGCGTCGGCCTTGGCCCGGTCCCGCTGCTCCTTCATCAGCCGGCGGAAGCCGTCCTCGTCGACCGTCAGGCCCTGCTCGCCGGCCATCTCCAGCGTGAGGTCGATCGGGAAGCCCCAGGTATCGTGGAGCAGGAACGCCTTGTCGCCGGGGAGCACGCCGGAGCCGGCGGACCTGGCCTCGGTGACGGCGGTGTCCAGCACGTTGGTGCCGGCCTTGAGGGTCTTGAGGAAGCGGGCCTCCTCGGCGAGCGCGACGGACTCGATGCGCTTGCGGTCGGCGACCAGCTCCGGGTACTGCTCGCCCATGGTGCTGATGACGACGTCGACCAGCTCGCCGACGACGGGGCGGTCGGCGCCGAGGAGCTTCATGTTGCGCACGGCGCGGCGCATGATGCGGCGCAGCACGTAGCCCCGGCCCTCGTTGCCGGGGGTGACGCCGTCGCCGATGAGCATGACGGAGGCGCGCATGTGGTCGGAGACGACGCGCAGCGAGACGTCCGAGTGGTCGGCGGCGCCGTAGCGCACGCCGGTCAGCTCCTCGGCCTTGTCGATGACGGCGCGCGAGGTGTCGATCTCGTACATGTTGTGCACGTCCTGCAGGATCATCGCCAGGCGCTCGAGGCCGAGGCCGGTGTCGATGTTCTGCTGGGGCAGGTCGCCGAGGATCGGGTAGTCCTTGCCCTTGCCGGGGCCGCGCACGTACTGCATGAAGACCAGGTTCCAGATCTCCACGTACCGCTCGCCGTTGACGGCGGGGCCGCCGGCCTCGCCGAACTCGGGGCCGCGGTCGTAGTTGACCTCGGAGCACGGGCCGCAGGGACCGGGCACGCCCATGTCCCAGTAGTTCTCCTCCTTGCCCAGGCGCTGGATGCGCTCCGGGGGCACGCCGACGACGTCGCGCCAGATGCGCTCGGCCTCGTCGTCGTCCTCGTAGACCGTGATCCACAGGCGCTCGGGGTCGAGACCGTACCCCCCCGCGTCCTGCGAGCTGGTGAGCAGCTCCCAGGCGAGGGTGGCGGCGCCTTCCTTGAAGTAGTCGCCGAAGGAGAAGTTGCCGCACATCTGGAAGAACGTGCCGTGCCGGGTGGTCTTGCCGACCTCGTCGATGTCCGGGGTGCGGATGCACTTCTGCACGCTCGTGGCGCGCTTGTACGGCGGGGTGGCCTCACCGAGGAAGTACGGCTTGAAGGGGACCATGCCCGCGTTGATGAGGAGCAGCGTGGGGTCGTCGGCGATCAGCGACGCCGACGGCACGACGGTGTGCCCACGCTCTTCGAAGAAGCGCAGCCAGCGGCGGCGGATTTCGGCCGACTCCATCAGTGGTCCTCTTTCAGGTTGCGATTGCGGTGGTACGGGCCGCGGTCGCCGGGGCGGCGCCGCGCGGCCTTCCGTTCGAGCTGTGCCTTGGCGCGCTGTCCCGGCAGCTCCGCGGGGCGGCTGCGGCGGCTGAGCCCGAGGGCGTCGTTGAGCTGGTCCTCGCGCTCCGCCATCGCGGCGCGCACGTCCTGGGCGAAGAGCAGGGCGCGGCGGCCGGTGTCGACGGCGCGGTTGGCCGCCGTGGCGGCGATGCCCTCCGGCGAGACGCGGCGCATCGCGCGCTGCGCCCTGACGGTGGCCCAGACCCCGGTGGCCGCACCGGTCGTGAACCAGAAGGTCCGACGGAACATGCTGCTCAGCCCTTTCTGCGCCTGGCGGAAAAGCCCCGGGCGGCGGGCACCCGGGCGCCCGCGGGCCCGCCGACCGGGCGGCCGACGATCACGTCGCCGTCGTCCCCGGCCGGACCGCGGTTCCGGCCGAGCGCGCGGCGCACGCCGTACCCGAACGCGGCCACCTTCACCAGGGGGCCGCCGAAGGCGGTGGAGACGGTGGAGGAGAGTGCCGAGGCGTTGGCCGTGACCTCCTGCACGTCGGAGGCGATGGCGTCGACCCGGGCGAGCTGCGTGTTGGCCGAGCGGACCGTGGCGCCTGCCTCCGTGAGCAGCGGGACGGCCTCCTCGGTCACGCGCGTGACCAACTCGCCCGCCGCGCGCAGCGTGCGGGCGAGCCGGAAGAGGGCCACGGCCAGGAACGAGACCAGGATGGCCCAGAAGACGGCCACGAGGATGCCGGCCACCTCTCCACCGGACACGATGCACCGCTCCTTCAGGGCTGCTCGCCGGGCGAGTCGACGGGGTGTTGCGCTGCCAGGGCAGGCTCCGACCCTATCGCGCCGGACCGACAGGCCCGTACCGGATTAGCCCCCGTGCACTGGGGAGTTGCGCGAGCAGATTGTACGTTGCGCATACTTCCGCGTACGTTCCGTGCGCCCCGCGGCGGGCAGGGCGTCAGCGGGCGTAGTACTCGACGACGAGCTGCTCGTCGCAGATGACCGGGATCTCGCGGCGGTTGGGCTCCCGGTCGAGCCGGAAGGCGAGCGCCGGCAGGTTGACCTCCAGGTAGCGGGGGGTCTCGCCGTCCGTCGCGTAACCGCCTTCGCGCGCGACCTGGAACGGGTACTTCTCGCGGCTGCGCTCGCGGACCTTCACCACGTCGTCGGGGCGGACGCGGAAGGACGGCTTGTCGACCTTGCGGCCGTTGACCTCGATGTGGCCGTGGACGACCATCTGCCGGGACTGGTAGACGGTCCTGGCCAGGCCCGCGCGGAGGACCAGCGCGTCGAGCCGGCGCTCCAGCTCGACGATCAGCGCCTCCCCGGTCTTGGCCTGCACCTTGCTGGCGCGCTCGTACGCCCGGACGAGCTGGCGCTCGCTGATGTCGTACTGCGCGCGCAGGCGCTGCTTTTCGAGCAGCCGTACCTTGTAGTCGCTGGTCTGCTTCCGGCCGCGGCCGTGCATGCCGGGCGGGTACGGGCGGCTCTCGAAGTACTTGGCGGCCTTCGGGGTGAGCGGGATGCCGAGGGCCCGCGACTTGCGGACCTTGGGGCGCGGCTGGTTCACGTGGTTCCGTCCTCCTTGAGGAAGTTAGGCAAGGCTTACCTTAAGCGATGTCGGCGCTCTCGCACTCTCACATTGGAAAACGCGCCCGCGATTTCGGGCATTCCCGGCGACCGGGCGCCGTGATCCGCGTCACCGGGCGGCCGGGCGGCCGTGCGCCACTGTCAGTCGCGTCCGTCGCCGCCCCGGCCGGGGGCGTCCTGGCCCCCGCCCGCCAGCCGCTCCCGCACCCGCTCGACCACCTCGGCGTACCGGGCCTCGGCGCCGTACCGCGTCGGCTCGTAGTACCTGCGGCCGGCGAGGGCGTCGGGGGCGTACTGCTGGGCGGCGATGGCGCCCGGTATGTCGTGCGGATACACGTACCCCTGCGCGTGCCCCAGCTTCTCCGCGCCCTTGTAGTGCCCGTCCCGCAGATGCGCCGGCACGGGGCCCGCCTTCCCAGCCCGTACGTCGTCCATGGCGGCGCCGATGGCCTTCGTCACCGCGTTGGACTTCGGGGCCAGCGCGAGCGCCACCGTGGCGTGCGCCAGCGTCAGCGCCGCCTCCGGGAAGCCGATCATCGCCACCGCCTGGGCCGCCGCGACCGCCGTCTGCAGCGCCGAGGAGTCGGCGAGGCCGATGTCCTCGCTGGCGGAGATCATCAGCCGGCGGGCGATGAACCGCGGGTCCTCGCCCGCCTCGATCATGCGCGCCAGATAGTGCAGCGCCGCGTCCACGTCCGAGCCGCGCACGGACTTGATCAGGGCGCTCGCCACGTCGTAGTGCTGGTCGCCGTCCCGGTCGTACGCCACGGCGGCGCGGTCCACCGCCGCCTCCAGCGTCGGCAGCGACACCTCCGCCTCGCCCTGCGCCAGCGCCGCGCCGGCCGCCGCCTCCAGCGCCGTGAGCGCCCGGCGCGCGTCGCC
The Streptomyces sp. CNQ-509 DNA segment above includes these coding regions:
- the alaS gene encoding alanine--tRNA ligase yields the protein MESAEIRRRWLRFFEERGHTVVPSASLIADDPTLLLINAGMVPFKPYFLGEATPPYKRATSVQKCIRTPDIDEVGKTTRHGTFFQMCGNFSFGDYFKEGAATLAWELLTSSQDAGGYGLDPERLWITVYEDDDEAERIWRDVVGVPPERIQRLGKEENYWDMGVPGPCGPCSEVNYDRGPEFGEAGGPAVNGERYVEIWNLVFMQYVRGPGKGKDYPILGDLPQQNIDTGLGLERLAMILQDVHNMYEIDTSRAVIDKAEELTGVRYGAADHSDVSLRVVSDHMRASVMLIGDGVTPGNEGRGYVLRRIMRRAVRNMKLLGADRPVVGELVDVVISTMGEQYPELVADRKRIESVALAEEARFLKTLKAGTNVLDTAVTEARSAGSGVLPGDKAFLLHDTWGFPIDLTLEMAGEQGLTVDEDGFRRLMKEQRDRAKADAAAKKTGHADLSAYREVADSAGATEFTGYTHTAAESTVVGLLVGGAASPAATEGDEVEVILDRTPFYAEGGGQLADTGRIRLGSGAVVEVRDVQQPVPGVSVHKGVVQVGEVTVGEPAQAAIDVSRRRAIARAHSATHLTHQALRDALGPTAAQAGSENAPGRFRFDFGAPAAVPGGVLGDVEQKINEVLARELDVHAEVMSMEDAKKQGALAEFGEKYGDRVRVVTIGDFSKELCGGTHVHNTAQLGLVKLLGESSIGAGVRRVEALVGVDAYNFLAREHTVVHQLTELLKGRPEELPERISGMLARLKDAEKEIEKFRAEKVLQAAAELAEGARDVGGVALVAARVPDGTAAEDLRKLVLDVRGRIPGDRPAVVALFSVAGGRPVTVIATNEAARERGLKAGDLVRTAAKTLGGGGGGKPDIAQGGGQDPQAVGEAVAAVERGVAEAAA
- a CDS encoding DUF6167 family protein, giving the protein MFRRTFWFTTGAATGVWATVRAQRAMRRVSPEGIAATAANRAVDTGRRALLFAQDVRAAMAEREDQLNDALGLSRRSRPAELPGQRAKAQLERKAARRRPGDRGPYHRNRNLKEDH
- a CDS encoding DUF948 domain-containing protein yields the protein MSGGEVAGILVAVFWAILVSFLAVALFRLARTLRAAGELVTRVTEEAVPLLTEAGATVRSANTQLARVDAIASDVQEVTANASALSSTVSTAFGGPLVKVAAFGYGVRRALGRNRGPAGDDGDVIVGRPVGGPAGARVPAARGFSARRRKG
- the rpsD gene encoding 30S ribosomal protein S4 — its product is MNQPRPKVRKSRALGIPLTPKAAKYFESRPYPPGMHGRGRKQTSDYKVRLLEKQRLRAQYDISERQLVRAYERASKVQAKTGEALIVELERRLDALVLRAGLARTVYQSRQMVVHGHIEVNGRKVDKPSFRVRPDDVVKVRERSREKYPFQVAREGGYATDGETPRYLEVNLPALAFRLDREPNRREIPVICDEQLVVEYYAR
- a CDS encoding replication-associated recombination protein A yields the protein MEPDLFTAAAEERQEKDPGSSPLAVRMRPRSLDEVVGQQHLLKPGAPLRRLVGEGAGGPAGPASVLLWGPPGTGKTTLAYVVSQATQKRFVELSAITAGVKEVRAVIEGARRAAGGYGKETVLFLDEIHRFSKAQQDSLLPAVENRWVTLIAATTENPYFSVISPLLSRSLLLTLEPLTDDDVRGLLRRAVAAERGLGGAVTLPEESEEHLLRIAGGDARRALTALEAAAGAALAQGEAEVSLPTLEAAVDRAAVAYDRDGDQHYDVASALIKSVRGSDVDAALHYLARMIEAGEDPRFIARRLMISASEDIGLADSSALQTAVAAAQAVAMIGFPEAALTLAHATVALALAPKSNAVTKAIGAAMDDVRAGKAGPVPAHLRDGHYKGAEKLGHAQGYVYPHDIPGAIAAQQYAPDALAGRRYYEPTRYGAEARYAEVVERVRERLAGGGQDAPGRGGDGRD